The Helicobacter sp. 12S02232-10 genome contains the following window.
AATAGCGCCCCCAAGAGCAGCAATTCCCAATCCGATCACGCCCCCTGCGATTGAATACGATTTAATCATATCTATACCGCTAAGATCGTTGGCAAATATAAAGCCTATCATACCAAAAAACATCATAAACAAAATTTTCATTTTAAACTCCTGCAAAAATTAAGCCCGTTCGGATTCATCCCCTACTAAAACTTTTGAAATTCGATTATCTCTAAAAAATCATAAATATAAGTTTAAAACTATTCTTTTATTAAATCAAGCTCGATCTTTCCTTTATTAAGACCTAAAATTTGACACTTAATCCTGTCTCCTTCATGAATATGGACTTTAAGATCATAATCTTTACCTTTTCCGAAACGATTGATATGCAATAGCCCATCACCACCTTTTGGAAGCCCAACAAATGCACCAAAATCAAGTACTTTTTTTACTTCTCCCTCAAATATTTCTCCGATTTCATATTTGCTCAAATCGGTTTTTTGAACCTCAATCAAATCTAAAATAAAATGCTTAGCTCCCATCACCCCATTATGGTCATTCCCTGAAATTCTAACCTCTCCATTTTCTCTATCCAAATCAATACTAACCTTAAAGCGATCAATGATTTCTTTAATCACTTTACCGCCCTGCCCTATAACCTCTACGATCTTTCCAGGATGAATATTGAAAATCTGCATACTTGGGAGAATATCAGTATTTAAAACAATCTCATCTCTAGCTTTCTGCATAATCTGAAGGATATGTTTTCTAGCTTTTTTGGCTTGATAAAGACATTCTTTTAAAATTTCAAAAGAAACTCCTTTGAGTTTGGTATCCATCTGCATCGCAGTAATCCCATTTATTGAGCCTGCGACCTTAAAATCCATATCCCCATCGTGATCTTCCAAGCCATTGATATCGCTCAACACTGCGTACTTATCACCCTCAACGACCAAACCCATAGCAATACCTGCTATTAAAGTCCTCACTTCAATCCCACTTGCACATAATGCTAATGATCCCCCACATACACTAGCCATAGAGCTTGAACCATTTGATTCTAAAATTTCTGACACCAATCTAATAGTTTTGGTTTTTTCAGCAATACTTGTTTCTAAAGCCCTTTTTGCCAAATTACCATGACCTAATTCCCTTCTGCTTGGAGATGAAATAATACTTGCATCACCAACACTAAATCCAGGAAAATTATAATGGAACATAAATTTTTCTTTGGCAAGACCTCTACTATTCAGGCATTCTTGGATTTGAGCATCGTTTTCAGAACCGATAGTGCTTGCAACCAAAGCTTGAGTCTGCCCTCTAGTGAATAAAACTGAGCCGTGAGCAAAAGGCAAAACATTTGTTTGAATATCAATGGGTCTAATGTCTTCATATCCTCTGCCATCAGATCGAATGCCTTGAAAAATAATCTGGCTTCTTACCATCTCTTTTTTATGAGATTCAAGTGCGCTTAAAATATCTTTAAAATCCCATCCTTGCGATTCACCAAAGGTTTTTAAAATATAATCAGCAATTTTTTTGAGACCTGAATTCCTTTCACTTTTTGCCATCTGAGCAATAGCAACTAAAATCTCTTGTGAAAAATTTT
Protein-coding sequences here:
- a CDS encoding polyribonucleotide nucleotidyltransferase, coding for MRVNVIELHLENLVEKYTLDFVAKQSAGALWYQNGGTVILASVAVDNKPVQEDFLPLTVQYIEKSYAVGKFPGGFIKREGKPGEFETLTSRIIDRSLRPIFPKGYAYPTQITIMVLSYDRKSDLQVCALNAAANALYVSNLPFSQAVCAIRVGKIQDRFVFNPTAEELTQSSLDLYVSGSNDDLLMIEMCSLGANAQTNEISEEDLLEGLDFAKRAISKACLEYEKAFSPHKKIPLEMEFDVSSKNPEIGVYVRENFSQEILVAIAQMAKSERNSGLKKIADYILKTFGESQGWDFKDILSALESHKKEMVRSQIIFQGIRSDGRGYEDIRPIDIQTNVLPFAHGSVLFTRGQTQALVASTIGSENDAQIQECLNSRGLAKEKFMFHYNFPGFSVGDASIISSPSRRELGHGNLAKRALETSIAEKTKTIRLVSEILESNGSSSMASVCGGSLALCASGIEVRTLIAGIAMGLVVEGDKYAVLSDINGLEDHDGDMDFKVAGSINGITAMQMDTKLKGVSFEILKECLYQAKKARKHILQIMQKARDEIVLNTDILPSMQIFNIHPGKIVEVIGQGGKVIKEIIDRFKVSIDLDRENGEVRISGNDHNGVMGAKHFILDLIEVQKTDLSKYEIGEIFEGEVKKVLDFGAFVGLPKGGDGLLHINRFGKGKDYDLKVHIHEGDRIKCQILGLNKGKIELDLIKE